Proteins from one Lachnospiraceae bacterium KGMB03038 genomic window:
- the cobI gene encoding precorrin-2 C(20)-methyltransferase yields MKQKGILYGIGVGPGDPELLTLKAYRVIQECQVVAAPGKIPEETTAYGIAAAACPFLKEKELAGVEMPMTKDPKVLEKSHEAAERKLRALLDEGKDVAFLTLGDPCVYSTYFYLHSRLQEQGYEARIISGIPSFCAAAARLGITLGEKAEEIHIIPASYQIEEALKLPGTKVLMKAGRKMPKVKKILEEEEAAGAQVTGVENCGMEQERIYQRAEDLPEDAGYFTLIFVREGEKQ; encoded by the coding sequence ATGAAACAGAAAGGTATACTTTACGGGATCGGAGTAGGTCCTGGCGATCCAGAATTATTGACTCTGAAAGCATACCGGGTGATCCAGGAATGCCAGGTGGTCGCGGCGCCGGGGAAGATTCCGGAGGAAACCACTGCCTATGGAATCGCGGCAGCGGCCTGTCCCTTTTTAAAGGAAAAAGAACTGGCGGGCGTTGAGATGCCTATGACCAAAGACCCAAAGGTGCTGGAAAAAAGCCATGAAGCGGCGGAACGTAAACTGCGTGCCCTGCTGGATGAAGGGAAGGATGTAGCCTTTCTGACTTTGGGAGATCCCTGTGTGTATTCTACCTATTTTTATCTGCATAGCCGTCTTCAGGAACAGGGTTATGAGGCCCGGATCATCAGCGGGATTCCTTCTTTCTGCGCGGCGGCGGCCAGGCTTGGAATCACCCTGGGGGAGAAAGCAGAGGAAATCCACATCATTCCGGCTTCCTACCAAATTGAGGAAGCATTGAAGCTTCCCGGAACCAAAGTTTTGATGAAGGCAGGCAGAAAAATGCCCAAGGTCAAGAAGATCCTGGAAGAAGAGGAAGCTGCCGGCGCCCAGGTGACGGGAGTGGAAAACTGCGGCATGGAACAGGAGCGGATCTATCAGAGAGCAGAAGACCTGCCGGAAGATGCCGGATATTTTACACTGATATTTGTAAGAGAAGGAGAAAAGCAATGA